In the genome of Mycobacterium kansasii ATCC 12478, one region contains:
- a CDS encoding YebC/PmpR family DNA-binding transcriptional regulator produces the protein MSGHSKWATTKHKKAVVDARRGKMFARLIKNIEVAARVGGGDPAGNPTLYDAIQKAKKSSVPNENIERARKRGAGEEAGGADWQTIMYEGYAPNGVAVLIECLTDNRNRAASEVRVAMTRNGGTMADPGSVSYLFSRKGVVTLDKDGLTEDDVLTAVLDAGAEEVNDLGDTFEVVAEPGDLVAVRTALQDAGIDYESAEAGFQPSVSVPVDVDGARKVFKLVDALEDSDDVQNVWTNVDVSDEVLAALDEE, from the coding sequence ATGAGCGGCCATTCCAAGTGGGCTACCACCAAGCACAAGAAGGCCGTCGTCGACGCCCGTCGCGGCAAGATGTTCGCCCGGCTGATCAAGAACATCGAGGTCGCAGCCCGCGTCGGCGGCGGTGACCCGGCGGGCAACCCGACCCTTTACGACGCCATCCAGAAGGCCAAGAAGAGCTCGGTGCCCAATGAGAACATCGAGCGGGCACGCAAGCGCGGCGCCGGTGAGGAAGCCGGTGGCGCCGACTGGCAGACCATCATGTACGAGGGTTATGCGCCCAACGGCGTGGCGGTGTTGATCGAGTGCCTGACCGACAATCGCAACCGGGCCGCCAGCGAGGTGCGGGTGGCCATGACGCGCAACGGCGGCACCATGGCCGATCCGGGATCGGTGTCCTATCTGTTCTCTCGCAAGGGTGTGGTCACCCTGGACAAGGACGGCCTGACCGAAGACGACGTGCTGACCGCGGTGCTGGATGCCGGTGCCGAGGAGGTCAACGACCTGGGCGACACTTTCGAAGTGGTCGCCGAACCAGGTGATCTGGTCGCGGTGCGCACCGCGTTGCAAGACGCGGGGATTGACTACGAATCGGCCGAAGCCGGTTTTCAGCCGTCGGTCAGTGTGCCGGTGGATGTCGATGGCGCCCGCAAGGTGTTCAAGCTCGTCGACGCTCTGGAAGACAGCGACGACGTGCAGAACGTGTGGACCAATGTCGACGTGTCCGACGAGGTGTTGGCGGCTCTCGACGAGGAGTGA
- a CDS encoding polyamine aminopropyltransferase, with protein MTSTQQAPVAASLRWRAVLLAAVAACAACGIVYELALLTLSASLDGGGIVATSLIVAGYIAALGAGALLVKPLLARAAITFITVEVLLGIVGGLSAAALYVTFAFIGGSLWVLALGTALIGGLVGAEVPLLMTLLQSGRVAEATDTGRTLANLTAADYLGALLGGLSWPFVLLPHLGMIRGAAATGIVNLVAAAVVSVFLLRRVVGVRQLVTALGALTAALGLLVTLLAGARGIETTSRQRLYTDPIIAYRHTAYQEIVVTRRGDDLRLYLDGGLQFATVDEYRYSESLVYPALGSGARSVLVLGGGDGLAARELLRQPGVQQIVQVELDPAVVELARTTMRGANGGSLDDPRVHVVIDDAMSWLRGPGRGTFDAIIADLPDPDTPVLARLYSTEFYTLAARALAPGGLMVVQAGSPFSTRTAFWRTVSSVQAAGYAVTPYHVYVPTFGDWGFVLARRGSSAPAPTVPSDAPSLRFLNQRVLDAATVFPGDVAPRPLEPSTLDNPRIVEDMRHGYD; from the coding sequence ATGACATCGACACAGCAGGCACCGGTTGCGGCCTCGCTGCGCTGGCGCGCGGTGCTGCTGGCCGCCGTCGCCGCCTGCGCGGCCTGCGGCATCGTCTACGAGCTCGCGCTGCTCACCCTGTCGGCCAGCCTGGACGGCGGCGGCATCGTCGCGACGTCGCTGATCGTCGCCGGCTACATCGCCGCGCTGGGCGCCGGCGCGCTGCTGGTCAAGCCGCTGCTGGCGCGGGCGGCCATCACCTTCATCACCGTGGAGGTGCTGCTGGGCATCGTCGGTGGACTGTCGGCGGCGGCGTTGTATGTGACGTTCGCATTCATCGGCGGATCGCTGTGGGTGCTGGCGCTGGGCACCGCGCTGATCGGCGGTCTGGTTGGCGCCGAGGTGCCGCTGCTGATGACACTGCTGCAGAGCGGCCGGGTGGCCGAAGCGACCGACACCGGCCGGACGCTGGCCAACCTGACCGCGGCCGATTATCTGGGCGCGTTGCTCGGCGGGCTCAGTTGGCCGTTTGTGCTGCTGCCGCATCTGGGCATGATCCGCGGCGCGGCCGCCACCGGCATCGTCAACCTCGTGGCCGCGGCCGTCGTGTCGGTCTTCCTGCTGCGGCGCGTCGTCGGCGTTCGCCAGTTGGTGACGGCGCTGGGCGCGCTGACCGCCGCCCTTGGGCTGCTGGTGACGCTGCTGGCGGGTGCGCGCGGTATCGAGACGACCAGCCGGCAGCGGCTCTACACCGACCCGATCATCGCCTACCGGCACACGGCGTATCAGGAAATCGTGGTGACGCGGCGCGGTGACGACCTGCGGCTCTACCTCGACGGCGGGTTGCAGTTCGCCACCGTGGACGAGTACCGCTACTCCGAAAGCCTGGTCTATCCCGCGCTCGGCTCCGGTGCCCGTTCGGTGCTGGTGCTGGGCGGGGGCGACGGGCTGGCCGCCCGCGAGCTACTGCGCCAGCCCGGTGTGCAGCAGATCGTTCAGGTCGAACTCGACCCCGCGGTCGTCGAATTGGCGCGCACCACCATGCGCGGGGCCAACGGCGGTTCGCTGGACGACCCGCGCGTGCACGTCGTGATCGACGATGCGATGAGCTGGCTGCGCGGCCCGGGCCGGGGGACCTTCGATGCGATCATCGCCGACCTGCCCGACCCGGACACGCCCGTGCTGGCCCGCTTGTATTCGACCGAGTTCTACACGCTGGCCGCCCGTGCACTGGCCCCCGGCGGACTGATGGTGGTGCAGGCGGGCAGCCCGTTCTCGACGCGGACCGCGTTCTGGCGCACGGTGTCGTCGGTGCAGGCCGCGGGGTACGCGGTGACGCCCTACCACGTTTATGTGCCCACGTTCGGTGACTGGGGCTTCGTCCTGGCACGCCGCGGGTCCAGCGCCCCCGCGCCGACGGTGCCGAGCGACGCGCCGTCGCTGCGTTTCCTCAATCAGCGGGTGCTCGATGCGGCCACGGTGTTCCCGGGCGACGTGGCGCCGCGCCCGCTCGAGCCCTCGACCCTCGACAACCCGCGCATCGTCGAAGACATGCGGCACGGATACGACTAA
- a CDS encoding DUF350 domain-containing protein: MQQALHQALQKAFHQTGVDFGTVNITPILHGVVATILYFLVGAAVLIAGFLMVDVLTPGNLRRLVFIDRRPNAVVLASAMYAALAIVIITAIHTSSSQLGQGLVDVAVYGGIGVALQGAALVILEIAVPGRFREHVAEPTLHPAAFATAVMMLAVGGVIAAALS; the protein is encoded by the coding sequence GTGCAGCAAGCGTTACATCAGGCGTTACAAAAGGCGTTTCATCAGACGGGAGTCGATTTCGGCACCGTCAACATCACCCCGATCCTGCATGGCGTGGTGGCGACCATCTTGTACTTCCTGGTGGGTGCCGCCGTCCTGATCGCGGGTTTCCTGATGGTCGATGTGCTGACCCCGGGCAACCTGCGCCGCCTGGTGTTCATCGATCGGCGGCCCAACGCCGTCGTCCTGGCCTCGGCGATGTATGCGGCTCTGGCCATCGTCATCATTACGGCCATTCACACCAGTTCCAGCCAGCTGGGCCAGGGGCTGGTCGACGTCGCGGTCTACGGAGGCATCGGGGTGGCCCTGCAGGGGGCGGCACTGGTCATTCTCGAGATTGCCGTTCCCGGTCGCTTCCGCGAGCACGTCGCGGAACCGACACTACATCCGGCGGCATTCGCCACGGCGGTGATGATGCTGGCCGTCGGGGGTGTGATCGCCGCCGCGCTGTCATGA
- a CDS encoding DUF4247 domain-containing protein: MSRNRLLLIAGGLAVAATVSLVSGVVLLNRNISSYIASHYREESRDANGTRYLCTGSAHQVADTLAHYQAPAARAASGDNEYLRYRNNIVIVGPDGSYPCSIRVEPLSAGYSHGSFVFLGPGFTPGSPSGGSGGSPGGPGGSK; this comes from the coding sequence ATGAGCCGCAACCGCTTGCTTCTGATTGCCGGGGGGCTGGCCGTCGCCGCCACGGTGTCGCTGGTCTCGGGAGTAGTGCTGCTGAACCGGAACATCAGCTCATATATCGCGTCTCACTATCGCGAAGAATCTCGCGACGCCAACGGAACGCGTTACCTCTGCACGGGATCAGCACATCAGGTGGCCGACACACTGGCCCACTATCAGGCCCCCGCGGCGCGCGCGGCCAGCGGCGACAACGAATACCTGCGCTACCGCAACAACATCGTGATCGTCGGCCCCGACGGCTCCTACCCGTGCAGCATCCGCGTCGAACCCCTGAGCGCGGGCTACAGCCACGGCTCATTCGTCTTCCTCGGCCCGGGGTTCACCCCCGGGTCTCCGTCGGGCGGCTCCGGAGGCAGCCCCGGCGGGCCGGGCGGCAGCAAGTAG
- a CDS encoding DUF2617 family protein has product MPLHQLAVAPADVSGARLRLAINAPPPRPLASHRMDHPHGGTLLLGVLGASHVITVHHGGTAFSEQISCSARNQGSSLPAHTEAPGYRLESRSDTHDESTFRRLAHELRRRCARDDGWLGGMFPGDDAALTALAAEPDGTGWRWQTWHLYPTGSGGSVVYTASRWQP; this is encoded by the coding sequence GTGCCGCTTCATCAGCTCGCCGTCGCTCCGGCTGACGTATCGGGGGCCCGGCTGCGGCTGGCCATCAACGCGCCGCCGCCCCGGCCCCTGGCCAGCCATCGGATGGACCACCCCCACGGCGGCACCCTGCTGCTCGGCGTGCTGGGGGCATCGCATGTCATCACCGTGCACCACGGCGGCACCGCCTTTTCCGAGCAGATCTCCTGTTCGGCCCGCAATCAGGGCTCGAGTCTGCCGGCGCACACCGAGGCTCCCGGCTACCGGCTGGAATCCCGCAGCGACACCCATGACGAGTCGACGTTCCGCCGTCTCGCCCACGAGCTGCGCCGGCGCTGCGCGCGCGACGACGGGTGGCTGGGCGGCATGTTTCCCGGCGATGACGCCGCGCTGACCGCGCTGGCCGCCGAACCCGACGGCACCGGCTGGCGCTGGCAGACCTGGCACCTCTACCCGACCGGCTCCGGCGGCTCGGTGGTGTACACCGCAAGCCGGTGGCAACCATGA
- a CDS encoding DUF4178 domain-containing protein, with protein MGSLLVVLAVALFIASLLVLVVALKRPKTAAPPGSRQDPLSFNAMPQFGPRQLGPGAIVSYGGVDYVVRGSVTYREGPFVWWEHLLEGGDQPTWFSVEDDDGRLELAMWVKRTDLAVQPDGDQVLDGVTFHESERGHAGYTTEGTTGLPAGGEMDYVDYVGAGRGADETALLSFERWAPDMPWEISTGKAVLPGELTVYPAPPASA; from the coding sequence GTGGGATCACTGCTGGTGGTGCTCGCGGTGGCATTGTTCATCGCGTCACTTCTCGTCCTCGTCGTCGCTCTCAAGCGGCCCAAGACCGCCGCGCCGCCGGGCAGCCGCCAAGATCCCCTGTCGTTCAACGCGATGCCTCAGTTCGGCCCGCGTCAGCTCGGCCCCGGCGCCATCGTCAGCTACGGCGGTGTCGACTATGTGGTTCGCGGATCGGTCACCTACCGGGAGGGACCGTTCGTCTGGTGGGAGCACTTGCTGGAGGGAGGCGACCAGCCGACGTGGTTCAGCGTCGAAGACGACGACGGACGCCTCGAGCTGGCCATGTGGGTGAAACGCACCGACCTCGCCGTGCAACCCGACGGCGATCAGGTGCTCGACGGTGTGACGTTTCACGAATCGGAGCGCGGGCATGCCGGTTACACCACGGAGGGGACGACGGGCCTGCCCGCGGGTGGCGAGATGGACTACGTCGACTACGTCGGCGCCGGTCGGGGGGCCGACGAGACCGCGTTGTTGTCATTCGAGCGTTGGGCACCCGACATGCCCTGGGAGATATCCACCGGCAAAGCGGTGCTGCCCGGCGAGCTGACCGTCTACCCCGCTCCCCCGGCGTCCGCATAA
- the ruvC gene encoding crossover junction endodeoxyribonuclease RuvC, with amino-acid sequence MRVMGVDPGLTRCGLSLVESGRGRDLVALDVDVVRTPSDTALSKRLLAINEAVEHWLDTHRPDVLAIERVFSQLNVTTVMGTAQAGGVIALAAAKRDIDVHFHTPSEVKAAVTGNGAADKAQVTAMVTRILALQAKPTPADAADALALAICHCWRAPMIARIARAEALAAQQRHAYLAKLKAAR; translated from the coding sequence GTGCGGGTAATGGGTGTCGATCCCGGGTTGACGCGGTGCGGGCTGTCGCTGGTGGAAAGCGGGCGGGGCCGCGACCTCGTCGCGCTCGATGTCGACGTGGTGCGCACCCCCTCGGATACGGCGCTGTCGAAGCGGCTGCTGGCCATCAATGAAGCCGTCGAGCACTGGCTGGACACCCACCGCCCCGACGTGCTGGCCATCGAGCGGGTGTTCTCCCAGCTGAACGTGACGACGGTGATGGGTACCGCGCAGGCCGGGGGGGTGATCGCCCTGGCGGCGGCCAAACGCGACATCGACGTCCACTTCCACACGCCCAGCGAGGTCAAGGCCGCCGTCACCGGCAACGGTGCCGCCGACAAGGCCCAGGTCACCGCGATGGTCACCAGAATCCTTGCCCTGCAAGCCAAACCGACACCGGCCGATGCGGCCGACGCATTGGCCCTGGCGATCTGCCATTGCTGGCGGGCGCCGATGATCGCCCGGATCGCTCGGGCCGAGGCACTGGCCGCACAGCAGCGCCACGCCTATCTGGCCAAGCTGAAGGCCGCGCGATGA
- the ruvA gene encoding Holliday junction branch migration protein RuvA, whose product MIAGVRGEVLEVALDHVVIEAAGVGYRVNATPSTLATLRQGTEARLVTAMIVREDSMTLYGFGDRETRDLFLTLLSVSGVGPRLAMATLAVHDAAALRRALADGDVAALTRVPGIGKRGAERMVLELRDKVGPAGAAAPALNGNAVRTPVVEALVGLGFAAKQAEEATDKVLAAEPGTTTSGALRAALALLGKAR is encoded by the coding sequence ATGATCGCCGGGGTCCGTGGTGAGGTGCTGGAGGTGGCCCTCGATCACGTGGTGATTGAGGCGGCCGGTGTCGGATACCGGGTCAACGCGACACCGTCGACGCTGGCGACATTGCGGCAGGGGACCGAGGCGCGGCTGGTCACGGCGATGATCGTGCGCGAGGATTCGATGACGCTGTACGGATTCGGCGACCGGGAAACTCGCGACCTGTTCCTGACGCTGTTGTCGGTCTCTGGTGTCGGTCCCCGCCTGGCGATGGCGACACTGGCCGTACACGACGCCGCGGCGCTGCGCCGGGCGCTGGCCGATGGCGACGTCGCGGCGTTGACGCGGGTGCCCGGTATCGGCAAACGCGGCGCCGAACGGATGGTGCTGGAGTTGCGCGACAAGGTGGGCCCGGCGGGGGCGGCCGCGCCCGCGCTCAACGGCAACGCGGTGCGGACTCCGGTGGTGGAGGCCCTCGTCGGCCTCGGCTTTGCCGCCAAACAGGCCGAGGAGGCCACCGACAAGGTGCTTGCGGCAGAACCCGGGACCACGACGTCGGGCGCGTTGCGGGCCGCCCTGGCATTGCTGGGTAAGGCGCGATGA
- the ruvB gene encoding Holliday junction branch migration DNA helicase RuvB, whose protein sequence is MSEPGDRDVSPALAVGEGDIDGSLRPRSLREFIGQPRVREQLQLVIEGARNRGGTPDHILLSGPPGLGKTSLAMIIAGELGSSLRVTSGPALERAGDLAAMLSNLVDHDVLFIDEIHRIARPAEEMLYLAMEDFRVDVVVGKGPGATSIPLEIAPFTLVGATTRSGALTGPLRDRFGFTAHMDFYEPAELERVLARSAGILGIQLGAEAAAEIARRSRGTPRIANRLLRRVRDFAEVRADGVITRDVAKAALEVYDVDELGLDRLDRAVLSALTRSFGGGPVGVSTLAVAVGEEAATVEEVCEPFLVRAGMVARTPRGRVATALAWTHLGMSPPAGVSGLGQPGLFD, encoded by the coding sequence ATGAGCGAGCCGGGCGACCGCGACGTGTCACCGGCCCTGGCCGTCGGCGAGGGCGATATCGACGGCAGCCTGCGGCCCCGCTCGTTACGGGAGTTCATCGGCCAGCCCCGGGTGCGCGAACAGCTCCAGCTGGTCATCGAAGGAGCCCGAAACCGAGGCGGCACACCGGATCACATCCTGCTGTCCGGCCCGCCCGGACTGGGCAAGACGTCGCTGGCGATGATCATCGCCGGCGAGCTGGGGTCCTCGCTTCGAGTGACGTCGGGACCCGCGCTGGAGCGCGCCGGCGACCTGGCCGCGATGCTGTCCAACCTGGTCGACCACGACGTGCTGTTCATCGACGAGATTCACCGCATCGCCCGCCCGGCCGAGGAGATGTTGTATCTGGCGATGGAGGATTTCCGGGTCGACGTGGTGGTCGGCAAGGGTCCCGGCGCGACGTCGATTCCGCTGGAGATCGCGCCGTTCACCCTGGTCGGTGCCACCACCCGTTCCGGGGCGCTGACCGGCCCGCTGCGCGACCGGTTCGGTTTCACTGCGCACATGGACTTCTACGAACCGGCCGAGCTGGAGCGGGTGCTGGCGCGCTCGGCCGGAATTCTGGGCATCCAACTGGGTGCCGAGGCTGCAGCGGAGATCGCCCGCCGTTCCAGGGGAACGCCGCGGATCGCCAACCGGCTGCTGCGGCGGGTCCGTGACTTTGCCGAGGTCCGCGCCGACGGCGTCATCACCCGCGATGTCGCCAAGGCGGCGCTGGAGGTCTACGACGTCGACGAGCTGGGCCTGGACCGGCTGGACCGCGCGGTGCTGTCCGCCCTGACCCGCAGCTTCGGCGGCGGCCCGGTCGGCGTCTCCACGCTGGCGGTGGCCGTAGGGGAGGAGGCGGCGACCGTGGAGGAGGTGTGCGAGCCGTTCCTGGTGCGTGCCGGGATGGTCGCTCGTACACCGCGCGGCCGGGTGGCCACCGCGCTGGCCTGGACGCATCTAGGCATGAGCCCGCCGGCCGGGGTCAGCGGGCTGGGCCAACCGGGGCTGTTCGACTAA
- a CDS encoding PE family protein encodes MSFVFAVPEFLTTAAQDAAAIGTSLSTANAAAASSTTGVLAAGADEVSQAITALFNGYAAQYQSLSAQAAQLHQSFVQTLNAASGAYAGAEAANVTPLQTLEQSLLGAINAPAQTLFGRPFIGNGADGTAASPNGGAGGILYGNGGNGFSQATAGQPGGAGGSAGLIGNGGNGGGGGAGAAGGAGGNGGWLIGNGGAGGAGGATSVVGGTGGAGGAGGSAPLLGWGGHGGAGGAAASGTGGAGGAGGAAGSLLSLGTAGGDGGAGGTGLTGGAGGGGGQGQGLLFGLGGDGGAGGAGDTAGGDGGAGGVGGGRLFGLGGNGGAGGAATGATGVGGDGGAGGAGGANFGYGQGGAGGLGGYGISKGGMGGAGGVAGTLAGVAVGGFGGLGGAGNVGGAGGQGGEAAALVGAGIGGGGGQGGFGVTTGGAGGQAGQGVALTGLGVGGVGGFGGDSVTGTGGNGGAGGDAGGLLALNFAGNGGNAGQGAGGPANGGDGGNVGIVNNGAFTPALYGFGGNGGNGVNGGTGGTGGTGGILGGANGTNGSP; translated from the coding sequence ATGTCGTTTGTGTTCGCAGTTCCGGAGTTTCTGACAACGGCAGCGCAGGATGCGGCCGCAATCGGCACGTCGCTGAGTACGGCAAACGCCGCGGCAGCATCGTCCACGACAGGAGTGCTGGCGGCCGGTGCCGACGAGGTGTCGCAGGCCATTACGGCACTGTTCAACGGCTACGCCGCGCAATATCAGTCGTTGAGCGCCCAGGCCGCGCAGCTTCATCAGAGTTTTGTCCAAACACTGAATGCGGCCAGTGGGGCGTATGCGGGCGCCGAGGCGGCTAATGTCACGCCGTTGCAGACGTTGGAGCAGAGCCTGTTGGGCGCCATCAACGCGCCCGCCCAGACGTTGTTCGGGCGGCCGTTCATCGGCAATGGCGCGGACGGGACGGCGGCAAGTCCTAACGGCGGTGCCGGGGGCATTTTGTACGGCAACGGCGGAAACGGCTTTTCCCAAGCGACGGCCGGGCAGCCCGGCGGTGCGGGAGGCTCCGCGGGCCTGATCGGCAACGGCGGCAACGGCGGGGGCGGTGGGGCCGGTGCCGCCGGTGGGGCCGGCGGCAACGGCGGTTGGCTGATCGGCAACGGCGGCGCCGGCGGCGCCGGCGGCGCCACCAGCGTTGTCGGCGGGACGGGTGGTGCCGGCGGCGCCGGCGGCAGCGCCCCATTGCTCGGCTGGGGCGGCCACGGCGGGGCCGGCGGTGCCGCTGCCTCGGGTACCGGCGGCGCCGGCGGCGCCGGCGGCGCCGCCGGCTCACTCTTGTCCCTCGGCACTGCCGGCGGTGACGGCGGGGCCGGCGGGACCGGCCTGACCGGCGGCGCCGGGGGCGGAGGCGGTCAGGGACAGGGTCTGCTGTTCGGCCTCGGCGGTGACGGCGGAGCCGGCGGAGCGGGTGACACCGCCGGCGGTGACGGCGGTGCCGGCGGCGTCGGCGGGGGTCGTCTGTTCGGCCTGGGTGGCAACGGTGGCGCCGGGGGCGCCGCCACCGGCGCCACCGGTGTCGGTGGTGACGGTGGCGCCGGTGGCGCCGGTGGCGCCAACTTCGGCTACGGGCAGGGCGGTGCCGGTGGCCTCGGTGGCTACGGCATCTCGAAGGGCGGCATGGGCGGCGCGGGCGGCGTGGCGGGCACACTCGCCGGCGTGGCCGTCGGCGGTTTCGGTGGCCTCGGTGGTGCCGGCAACGTCGGCGGCGCCGGCGGCCAGGGCGGCGAGGCGGCCGCGCTCGTCGGTGCGGGCATCGGCGGCGGCGGCGGCCAGGGTGGGTTCGGCGTGACCACCGGCGGCGCCGGCGGCCAGGCCGGCCAGGGCGTGGCGTTGACCGGCCTGGGCGTCGGCGGTGTCGGCGGATTTGGCGGCGACAGTGTCACGGGCACCGGCGGCAACGGCGGTGCCGGTGGCGACGCCGGCGGCCTGCTCGCCCTCAACTTCGCCGGTAACGGCGGCAACGCCGGTCAGGGCGCCGGCGGTCCTGCCAACGGCGGCGATGGCGGCAACGTCGGCATCGTCAACAACGGCGCCTTCACGCCGGCGCTGTACGGCTTCGGCGGCAACGGTGGCAACGGCGTCAACGGTGGCACCGGTGGCACCGGTGGCACCGGCGGAATACTCGGCGGCGCCAACGGGACGAACGGATCGCCGTAA